A single genomic interval of Arthrobacter methylotrophus harbors:
- the glmM gene encoding phosphoglucosamine mutase, whose amino-acid sequence MARLFGTDGVRGLANGLLTAELALQLAQAAAVVLGHERAANGTRPRAVVARDPRASGEFIAAAVEAGLSSSGIDVYDAGVLPTPAAAYLIADLDADFGVMISASHNPAPDNGIKFFARGGQKLPDEVEDAIEAQLGKEPSRPVAGDVGRIQRFSDAEDRYIVHLLGTLPHRLDGLKVVLDCAHGAASGCSPQVFASAGAEVVVIGAEPDGLNINDGVGSTHLGPLKAAVVKHGADFGIAHDGDADRCLAVDHEGNEVDGDQIMAILALALKESGKLKDDVLVATVMSNLGLKIALRNAGITIRETAVGDRYVLEEMRDGGFSLGGEQSGHVIFSDYATTGDGVLTGLQIAAQVAGTGRTLKDLARVMTKLPQLMINVKGVDKSRAASDEGVAAAVAAAELELGETGRVLLRPSGTEALVRVMVEAADMDTATRICTELAGVVEDRLTIPRELAF is encoded by the coding sequence ATGGCTAGATTATTTGGAACAGATGGCGTGCGTGGTCTCGCCAATGGATTGCTCACTGCGGAGCTTGCTCTCCAGTTGGCCCAAGCGGCTGCGGTGGTCCTCGGCCACGAGCGCGCGGCCAACGGAACGCGGCCGCGCGCCGTCGTCGCCCGGGATCCGCGCGCCAGCGGCGAGTTTATCGCTGCTGCGGTGGAAGCCGGGCTCTCGAGCTCCGGCATCGATGTGTACGACGCCGGTGTGCTGCCCACGCCCGCGGCGGCCTACCTCATCGCGGACCTCGATGCCGATTTCGGGGTCATGATCTCGGCGTCGCACAACCCTGCACCGGACAACGGCATCAAGTTTTTTGCCCGCGGCGGCCAGAAGCTCCCGGACGAGGTGGAGGACGCGATTGAGGCCCAGCTCGGCAAGGAACCGTCCCGTCCCGTAGCCGGCGACGTCGGCCGTATCCAACGCTTCTCGGACGCCGAGGACCGCTACATCGTCCATCTGCTCGGTACCCTCCCGCACCGTCTCGACGGTCTCAAGGTTGTGCTGGACTGCGCCCACGGTGCCGCCAGCGGCTGTTCCCCGCAGGTCTTCGCCAGTGCCGGCGCCGAAGTCGTGGTGATTGGTGCGGAGCCTGACGGCCTTAACATCAACGACGGCGTAGGTTCCACCCACCTTGGCCCGCTGAAGGCAGCAGTTGTCAAGCACGGTGCTGACTTCGGCATAGCCCACGACGGTGACGCCGACCGCTGTCTCGCTGTGGACCACGAAGGCAACGAAGTTGACGGTGACCAGATCATGGCGATCCTGGCCCTCGCGCTGAAAGAGTCCGGAAAGCTGAAGGACGACGTCCTGGTCGCTACTGTGATGAGCAACCTCGGGCTCAAGATCGCCTTGCGGAATGCTGGAATCACCATCCGCGAGACCGCAGTAGGGGACCGCTACGTCTTGGAGGAAATGCGCGACGGCGGGTTTAGCCTTGGCGGGGAGCAATCGGGCCACGTCATCTTCTCCGACTACGCCACCACTGGCGACGGCGTCCTGACTGGTTTGCAGATCGCCGCCCAGGTGGCTGGCACCGGAAGGACCCTCAAGGATCTCGCACGTGTCATGACCAAGCTGCCGCAGCTCATGATTAACGTCAAGGGCGTGGACAAGTCACGGGCAGCATCGGACGAAGGCGTGGCCGCTGCGGTGGCCGCGGCCGAACTGGAACTTGGCGAGACCGGCCGAGTGCTCCTTCGGCCTTCGGGCACGGAAGCGCTGGTGCGGGTGATGGTCGAGGCTGCGGACATGGATACCGCAACCCGCATTTGCACCGAACTTGCCGGCGTCGTCGAAGACCGCCTCACGATTCCGCGGGAACTGGCCTTCTAG
- a CDS encoding glycosyltransferase: MTPSSGGLALEIIVPVFNESAILERSICRLAEYLSRELLYSWKITIADNASTDATGAISRKLVDEIPNVSYRRLETKGRGFALRDAWTSSKAKVLAYVDVDLSTDLAALPPLIAPLLSGHSDVSIGTRLGRTSRVVRGPKREFISRSYNLLLKRTMQVRFSDAQCGFKAVRAEVAHRLLPYVEDNCWFFDTELLILAERAGLRIHEIPVDWIDDPDSSVDIRQTAVDDIRGLVRVAGSMMKGNIPLQAIYAELGRGPIAAPTRPSFFGQVVRFGIVGAFSTLAFALLYLLFQGPFGAQQGNFLALLVTAIANTAANRRFTFRIHGPERLFTQQFQGLVVFLVAWGITSSSLLLLHAIHPDAAPRTELIVLTCANVFATLIRFVLLRIWVFRVRRSEERRVGLTLHQPKESLL, translated from the coding sequence ATGACACCTAGCTCTGGGGGCTTGGCGCTCGAAATAATCGTCCCCGTTTTCAACGAGTCCGCCATACTCGAAAGAAGCATTTGCCGGCTTGCCGAGTATCTTTCCCGGGAATTGTTGTACAGCTGGAAAATCACGATTGCCGATAATGCGAGCACGGACGCGACCGGCGCCATTTCGCGAAAACTTGTTGATGAGATTCCAAATGTCAGTTATCGGCGCCTCGAGACTAAAGGACGAGGCTTCGCGCTCCGCGACGCCTGGACGTCATCAAAAGCCAAAGTTCTGGCATATGTCGACGTAGATCTCTCGACCGATTTGGCGGCGTTGCCGCCGCTCATCGCTCCCCTGCTTTCCGGACACTCGGATGTCAGCATCGGCACGCGGCTTGGCCGGACTTCCAGGGTAGTCAGGGGTCCCAAACGGGAATTCATTTCCCGGAGTTATAACCTGCTTCTCAAACGGACCATGCAGGTACGGTTTTCCGATGCCCAGTGTGGCTTTAAGGCCGTCAGGGCGGAAGTCGCGCATCGACTGCTTCCTTATGTGGAGGACAATTGCTGGTTCTTCGACACCGAGCTGTTGATCTTGGCGGAGCGGGCCGGGCTTCGTATCCACGAGATTCCAGTCGACTGGATCGACGATCCTGACAGCAGTGTGGACATCCGCCAAACGGCCGTCGACGACATCAGGGGCCTCGTGCGCGTCGCCGGTTCCATGATGAAGGGAAATATCCCTTTGCAAGCGATATACGCGGAGCTGGGGCGAGGACCTATCGCCGCGCCAACGCGTCCCAGTTTCTTCGGCCAAGTGGTGCGTTTCGGAATCGTCGGCGCGTTCTCCACTCTCGCGTTTGCTTTGCTATATCTGCTATTCCAGGGCCCTTTCGGCGCTCAGCAGGGGAACTTCCTGGCACTGTTGGTCACGGCCATCGCCAACACCGCGGCCAACCGTCGCTTTACCTTCAGGATCCACGGACCGGAGCGGCTGTTCACACAACAGTTTCAAGGCCTTGTAGTCTTCTTGGTCGCCTGGGGCATCACCTCGTCCTCCCTGCTCCTGCTGCATGCCATCCACCCGGATGCGGCACCCCGTACCGAGCTGATCGTCCTGACTTGCGCAAACGTATTCGCCACTCTTATCCGTTTTGTTCTGCTCCGGATCTGGGTATTCCGGGTTCGTCGCTCGGAGGAACGGCGCGTTGGTCTTACTCTCCACCAGCCAAAAGAGTCGTTACTTTGA
- the coaA gene encoding type I pantothenate kinase, giving the protein MTLQRNEANGDGSSPFVELDRQTWSRLAAQMEQPLNEEDIVRLRGLGDPLDMKEIREVYLPLSRLLHLYVQASQQLHAATTTFLGEQTQRTPFVIGVAGSVAVGKSTIARVLREMLRRWPGTPNVELITTDGFLYPLAELKRRHLLERKGFPESYDRRALLRFVSAIKGGAEEVRAPWYSHVTYDIVPDKEVVVRRPDVLIVEGLNVLAPARPRQDGRQGLALSDFFDFSIYVDAKTSYIEDWYVDRFRKLRSTAFAQPESYFHRYATLSDAEAEATARGIWKRINEPNLEENVLPTRGRAQLVLTKDADHSIRRMLLRKL; this is encoded by the coding sequence GTGACTTTGCAACGCAATGAAGCGAACGGCGACGGCTCTTCTCCGTTCGTGGAGCTGGACAGACAGACGTGGTCCAGGCTGGCTGCTCAAATGGAGCAACCGCTTAACGAAGAGGACATCGTCCGGCTTCGCGGCCTCGGCGATCCCCTGGACATGAAGGAAATCCGCGAGGTCTACCTTCCGCTCTCCCGTTTGCTGCATCTCTACGTCCAAGCGTCACAGCAGCTTCATGCGGCCACCACCACATTCCTGGGCGAGCAAACCCAGCGAACGCCCTTCGTGATAGGCGTCGCAGGCTCGGTGGCCGTGGGCAAGTCCACGATTGCCCGCGTGCTGCGCGAAATGCTCCGCCGCTGGCCGGGCACTCCGAACGTGGAACTCATCACCACCGACGGATTCCTCTATCCCCTCGCTGAGCTCAAGCGTCGGCACCTGCTCGAACGCAAGGGCTTTCCGGAGTCCTATGACCGGCGGGCACTGTTACGTTTCGTGAGTGCGATCAAGGGTGGCGCCGAAGAGGTCCGCGCTCCCTGGTACTCGCACGTCACGTACGACATCGTCCCCGACAAGGAAGTGGTGGTCCGCCGGCCCGACGTCCTTATCGTCGAGGGCCTCAATGTGTTGGCGCCCGCCCGTCCCCGGCAAGACGGCCGGCAAGGCTTGGCGCTGAGCGACTTCTTTGATTTCTCGATCTACGTCGACGCCAAGACTTCGTACATCGAAGACTGGTACGTGGACCGGTTCCGCAAGCTTCGGAGTACGGCTTTCGCCCAGCCCGAATCCTACTTCCACCGATATGCGACCCTCTCCGACGCCGAGGCGGAAGCCACTGCACGCGGCATCTGGAAACGCATCAACGAGCCCAACCTCGAGGAAAACGTGCTCCCTACGCGCGGGCGTGCCCAACTTGTCCTCACGAAGGATGCCGATCATTCCATCCGCCGAATGCTGCTCCGGAAGCTCTAG
- the mscL gene encoding large conductance mechanosensitive channel protein MscL, translating into MLSGFKNFILKGNVVDLAVAVVMGAAFGAVVDALVKNVLMPLIAALVGSPNFDSFAKVTINGNDLQFGVLLTAIVNFVLVAAAIYFVVVAPMNHLIERRNAKLGIAEEEPAADPAVTLLTEIRDNLAQR; encoded by the coding sequence ATGCTGAGTGGATTCAAGAATTTCATTCTGAAGGGCAATGTCGTAGACCTTGCCGTAGCCGTCGTCATGGGTGCCGCCTTCGGTGCGGTTGTTGATGCACTCGTCAAGAACGTCCTCATGCCGCTGATCGCTGCCTTGGTTGGCTCCCCCAACTTTGACAGTTTCGCCAAAGTGACCATCAACGGAAATGATCTGCAATTCGGTGTTTTGCTGACTGCAATCGTCAATTTCGTCTTGGTAGCCGCTGCCATCTATTTCGTAGTGGTAGCTCCCATGAACCATCTCATCGAGCGTCGCAACGCCAAATTGGGCATCGCCGAAGAAGAGCCGGCCGCGGACCCCGCGGTCACGCTCCTCACCGAGATCCGCGACAACCTCGCCCAAAGGTAG
- a CDS encoding NAD(P)H-hydrate dehydratase translates to MISAFTGTQIRAAEQPLLDAGEGAVLMQRAAHGLANAVVNELRSEGRRLYGSSVTVLAGKGNNGGDGLFAAAILARRGMRTTAVLTAGSAHPGALGAFGAAGGRIHVLDENNAEELAVLIAGDDVVIDAILGTGARGGLGGPAAELIVALQELKPKVVVACDVPSGVDADTGEVHWPVLTARLTVAFGAVKAGLMADPGEGCAGRVLPVPIGMEDSLPLPALRRLSVRDVAAVLPNPGRRVHKYTRGVLGIVAGSERYTGAAALSVEAASVAGAGMVRYLGPETVARQVLERTPEAIWEPGEPGRVQAWLLGPGLNGTEQLQRARDVLAAASAAGQPAVVDAGALELLPERCPPHWILTPHAGELAALLGRGEVCVTREDVESRTLHFVRLAAEHTGAVVLLKGATTLIASPSGAVFSQSEGCPWMSTAGSGDVLGGILGALAATYAESGMDDDGPFAAQGIEPAERWAAAAAVGASIHGMAGSAASAGGPLTASDIVRAVPGVYRALMEHRTR, encoded by the coding sequence ATGATCAGCGCCTTCACCGGAACACAGATCAGGGCAGCGGAACAACCGCTTCTCGATGCCGGAGAAGGCGCTGTTCTCATGCAGCGAGCGGCCCACGGACTGGCGAACGCCGTCGTAAATGAGCTCCGCTCGGAGGGCCGCCGCCTTTACGGATCGAGCGTCACCGTGCTGGCGGGCAAAGGGAACAACGGCGGGGACGGTCTTTTCGCCGCGGCAATCCTCGCACGCCGCGGAATGCGCACGACGGCGGTGCTCACCGCCGGTTCTGCCCATCCTGGCGCCCTGGGGGCCTTTGGCGCGGCCGGTGGACGTATCCACGTTTTGGACGAGAATAATGCCGAAGAGCTCGCCGTGCTCATCGCCGGAGACGATGTGGTCATCGATGCCATCCTTGGCACGGGCGCCCGCGGCGGCCTCGGCGGTCCGGCTGCGGAATTGATTGTGGCCTTGCAGGAGTTAAAGCCGAAGGTAGTTGTAGCCTGCGATGTCCCTAGCGGAGTGGACGCAGACACCGGCGAGGTCCACTGGCCCGTGCTGACGGCGCGGCTCACCGTGGCATTCGGGGCAGTCAAAGCGGGCCTCATGGCCGATCCTGGCGAGGGCTGTGCCGGCCGTGTCCTCCCGGTGCCCATCGGCATGGAAGATTCGCTTCCACTACCTGCCCTTCGCCGCCTCTCTGTCCGCGACGTGGCTGCTGTGCTGCCGAACCCCGGACGCCGGGTCCACAAATACACCAGGGGAGTCCTGGGCATTGTGGCCGGTTCCGAGCGCTACACAGGGGCAGCGGCTCTCTCGGTCGAGGCGGCCTCCGTCGCCGGCGCGGGAATGGTGCGGTACCTCGGCCCGGAGACGGTTGCACGCCAAGTTCTGGAGCGGACCCCTGAAGCGATCTGGGAGCCGGGCGAGCCCGGCCGGGTCCAGGCGTGGCTGCTTGGGCCTGGACTGAACGGGACCGAGCAACTACAACGTGCCCGGGACGTACTTGCCGCAGCGTCCGCCGCCGGCCAGCCCGCCGTCGTCGACGCCGGTGCCCTGGAGCTCCTGCCCGAACGCTGCCCGCCCCACTGGATCCTGACCCCGCACGCGGGAGAACTCGCTGCCCTTCTTGGCCGGGGCGAAGTGTGCGTGACGCGTGAGGATGTGGAATCGCGGACCTTGCATTTCGTGAGGCTCGCTGCCGAACACACCGGTGCCGTGGTCCTCCTCAAAGGTGCAACAACGTTGATTGCTTCCCCTTCCGGAGCGGTCTTCAGCCAGTCGGAGGGGTGCCCGTGGATGTCCACTGCAGGCAGTGGAGATGTCCTGGGCGGGATACTTGGCGCCTTGGCGGCAACATATGCGGAGTCCGGCATGGACGACGACGGACCATTCGCAGCTCAGGGGATCGAGCCTGCGGAACGTTGGGCAGCAGCAGCGGCCGTCGGTGCGAGCATCCATGGAATGGCCGGCAGTGCCGCCTCGGCGGGTGGGCCGCTCACGGCTTCCGACATCGTCCGGGCGGTCCCTGGCGTCTACCGAGCTCTCATGGAACATCGCACCAGATAA
- the glmS gene encoding glutamine--fructose-6-phosphate transaminase (isomerizing) produces MCGIVGYVGNSSRRADAGHSALDVVLEGLRRLEYRGYDSAGVAVVADGTIASRKKSGKLSNLLNELEDNPLPESLTGIGHTRWATHGGPTDQNAHPHLADGGRLAMIHNGIIENFAELKQELVAKGVTFASETDTEVAAALLGDIFRNQLKGDSSNGKLTKAMQLACQRLEGAFTLLAVHAERPDVVVAARRNSPLVVGLGEGENFLGSDVSGFIDHTRRAVELGQDQIVTITADSVEITDFFGAPAEGKEYHVDWDPASAEKGGFSSFMEKEIHDQPDAVTQTLLGRSDINGQLTLSELRIDPELLKQVNKIIVLACGTAAYAGMVAKYAIENWCRIPTEVELAHEFRYRDPIVDANTLVVSISQSGETMDTLMAVRYAREQGAKTISICNTNGSTIPRESDAVLYTHAGPEIAVASTKAFLAQITAAYLLGLYLAQLRGNIFSGQIKDVLADLGKIPAHIQKILDNAGPLRELARSMKDEKSVLFLGRHVGFPVALEGALKLKEIAYIHAEGFAAGELKHGPIALIEEGQPVFVVVPSPRGRDSLHAKVVSNIQEIRARGARTLVIAEEGDEAVRAYAEYVFYVPQTPTLLMPLLTTVPLQIFAAELAKAKGYDVDQPRNLAKSVTVE; encoded by the coding sequence ATGTGTGGAATCGTGGGTTACGTTGGCAATTCATCCCGCCGGGCAGACGCCGGGCACTCGGCTCTCGACGTCGTGCTTGAAGGGCTTCGTCGTCTTGAATACCGGGGCTATGACTCAGCCGGAGTTGCAGTGGTGGCTGATGGAACCATCGCCAGCCGGAAGAAGTCGGGAAAGCTCAGTAATCTGCTGAACGAACTCGAGGACAATCCGCTCCCGGAGTCCTTGACCGGCATCGGCCACACCCGTTGGGCTACCCACGGCGGACCCACGGATCAGAACGCCCACCCGCATCTGGCAGACGGCGGACGCCTGGCGATGATCCACAACGGAATCATTGAAAACTTCGCCGAGCTCAAGCAGGAGCTTGTCGCCAAGGGCGTCACTTTCGCGTCGGAGACGGACACAGAGGTTGCAGCAGCACTTCTGGGGGATATTTTCCGCAACCAGCTCAAGGGGGATTCGTCCAATGGCAAGCTCACCAAAGCGATGCAGCTTGCCTGCCAGCGGCTTGAAGGCGCTTTCACGCTCCTCGCCGTGCACGCTGAGCGTCCCGACGTCGTCGTGGCCGCCCGCCGCAACTCTCCCCTCGTAGTCGGACTCGGCGAGGGGGAAAACTTCCTTGGTTCGGACGTTTCCGGCTTCATCGACCACACGCGCCGCGCCGTCGAGCTTGGCCAGGACCAGATCGTTACCATCACGGCCGACTCCGTGGAGATCACGGACTTCTTCGGCGCTCCCGCCGAAGGCAAGGAATACCACGTTGACTGGGATCCGGCCTCTGCGGAAAAGGGTGGCTTCAGCTCCTTCATGGAGAAGGAAATCCATGACCAGCCCGACGCCGTCACCCAGACCCTGCTCGGCCGCTCGGACATCAACGGCCAACTGACCCTCAGTGAGCTCCGGATCGACCCCGAGTTGCTGAAGCAGGTCAACAAGATCATCGTGCTTGCTTGCGGCACAGCAGCCTACGCCGGGATGGTGGCCAAGTACGCCATCGAGAACTGGTGCCGTATCCCCACCGAGGTGGAACTCGCGCACGAGTTCCGTTACCGGGACCCGATCGTTGACGCCAACACCTTGGTGGTGTCCATCAGCCAGTCCGGCGAAACCATGGACACTTTGATGGCCGTACGCTACGCCCGTGAGCAGGGTGCCAAGACGATCTCCATCTGCAACACCAACGGCTCCACCATCCCGCGGGAATCCGACGCCGTGCTTTATACACATGCCGGTCCCGAGATCGCGGTCGCTTCGACCAAGGCATTCCTCGCCCAGATCACCGCTGCCTACCTGCTTGGCCTCTATCTGGCCCAGTTGCGCGGGAACATCTTCTCCGGTCAGATCAAGGACGTCTTGGCGGACCTTGGAAAGATCCCTGCCCACATCCAGAAGATCCTCGACAATGCCGGACCTCTCCGCGAGCTCGCCCGCAGCATGAAGGACGAGAAGTCCGTACTGTTTCTTGGCCGCCACGTCGGCTTCCCGGTGGCCCTTGAAGGCGCGTTGAAGCTCAAGGAAATCGCTTACATCCACGCCGAAGGGTTCGCTGCAGGCGAGCTCAAGCACGGACCGATCGCCCTGATCGAGGAAGGACAGCCCGTCTTCGTGGTGGTCCCGTCCCCGCGTGGCCGCGACTCCCTCCACGCGAAGGTTGTGAGCAACATCCAGGAAATCCGCGCCCGAGGTGCGCGCACCCTGGTGATCGCCGAAGAGGGCGACGAAGCCGTGCGGGCCTACGCCGAGTACGTCTTCTACGTTCCGCAGACCCCTACGCTCCTGATGCCGCTGCTCACTACGGTTCCCCTGCAGATTTTCGCGGCTGAGCTGGCCAAGGCCAAGGGGTACGACGTGGACCAGCCGCGCAACCTCGCCAAGAGCGTGACCGTAGAATAG
- a CDS encoding M15 family metallopeptidase — protein MCYNCRTSRRSFTALLAAGVGLTALAACTPDTRAASPAPAPPPSGPPTATPTPTAATTTPVPAPTANEAPPSSAPPSGALSQKHSLSDPTSQWVIVNKHRPLTPLQFVPADLVQPKVQLAVSGEASLLNSTTAGAAEKLFAAAASAGVTMTLASGYRSFQTQTTTYNGYVNTRGQASADTASARPGFSEHQTGWAFDIGDGGGACSFEPCFAEQPAAVWARDNAYKYGFVVRYPRMRQEVTGYYYESWHLRFIGVEAATDMANRGISTLEEYFGLEAAPSYQ, from the coding sequence ATGTGCTACAACTGCCGCACCAGCCGTAGGTCGTTCACTGCGCTGCTGGCGGCAGGCGTGGGACTGACTGCCTTGGCTGCCTGCACCCCGGATACCCGGGCCGCGTCACCTGCTCCGGCTCCGCCCCCCTCAGGTCCCCCCACGGCAACGCCGACACCGACGGCGGCGACCACAACACCGGTTCCAGCACCAACGGCGAACGAGGCACCGCCGTCGAGCGCACCGCCGTCGGGGGCTTTGTCCCAAAAGCATTCCCTGAGCGACCCCACGAGCCAATGGGTCATTGTCAACAAGCACCGGCCGCTGACACCCCTGCAGTTCGTCCCTGCCGACTTGGTTCAACCGAAGGTCCAACTGGCGGTCAGCGGAGAAGCTTCCCTGCTCAACAGCACGACAGCCGGCGCCGCCGAAAAGCTCTTCGCCGCGGCCGCCTCGGCCGGGGTGACCATGACGCTGGCGTCGGGCTACCGTTCATTCCAGACCCAAACCACCACATACAACGGGTACGTGAACACGCGCGGCCAAGCCTCGGCCGACACTGCCTCCGCACGACCCGGCTTCTCGGAACACCAGACCGGCTGGGCGTTCGATATCGGCGACGGTGGCGGGGCGTGCAGCTTCGAGCCCTGCTTCGCCGAGCAGCCGGCCGCTGTTTGGGCCAGGGACAACGCCTACAAGTACGGATTTGTTGTCAGGTACCCGCGGATGCGCCAAGAAGTCACCGGCTATTACTACGAGTCTTGGCACTTGCGCTTTATCGGGGTTGAGGCCGCAACGGACATGGCCAACCGCGGCATCAGCACTCTTGAAGAATATTTCGGCCTTGAAGCAGCGCCGAGCTACCAATAA
- a CDS encoding holo-ACP synthase, with translation MIVGIGVDVVDIERFGRQLERTPGLRDRLFVPAERELNTRSLAARFAAKEAVAKVLGAPAGMNWQDCWIGLDQYGPTIKVKGTVLAVADSKGVKRWHVSMSHDGGIATAMVIAEA, from the coding sequence ATGATTGTTGGCATAGGCGTAGACGTCGTAGACATTGAGCGCTTCGGGCGCCAACTCGAGCGGACCCCGGGCCTCCGTGACCGCTTGTTCGTTCCCGCGGAACGCGAGCTGAACACGCGGTCCTTGGCTGCGCGCTTTGCCGCCAAGGAAGCTGTGGCCAAGGTATTGGGAGCTCCCGCGGGCATGAACTGGCAGGATTGCTGGATCGGCTTGGACCAGTACGGCCCCACGATCAAGGTCAAGGGCACCGTCCTCGCGGTGGCCGACTCCAAGGGCGTGAAACGCTGGCATGTTTCGATGAGCCACGACGGCGGAATCGCTACTGCCATGGTCATCGCCGAAGCTTAG